From a single Nocardioides sp. dk884 genomic region:
- a CDS encoding amidohydrolase, translating into MTSLLIRHARPVPLRPDERAPDRPVDVLVEHGSVTAVGPGLARPQGVEEIDADGRWVIPGLWDQHLHMTQWTLASQRLDLSSARSPEEALGLVRARIAERPGQPVIGWGHRAGTWDREVTVSELDAVSGDVPVVLMSGDGHHGWLNTTALMHLALPVRDSVVRETEWFATYPRLGTLGGDGETAPPAFRRALDAAAALGIAGIVDFEFSGTPEDWATRWAQGCDRLRVRWGTYASTLERVIAAGLRTGDPLPGCDDRATMGPLKIISDGSLNTRTAWCCEPYGDAHRLEYPSGQPNQSPDELRRLLARAHGAGLEVATHAIGDAAAADALSAYAETGARGSIEHAQMMRREDVTRMAALGLRASVQPAHLLDDRDLTERIWGDRSERCFAFRWMLDDGVELAMGSDAPVSPLDPWLAIAAAVHRSADEREPWHPEQALTPQEALAASVDGQPSVGVGSRGDLALLDRDPLATGPDPDDTAATAARLRGTRVGLTVVGGLVVHRDL; encoded by the coding sequence GTGACCAGCCTCCTGATCCGCCATGCCCGTCCGGTGCCGCTGCGACCGGACGAGCGAGCGCCCGACCGTCCGGTCGACGTGCTCGTGGAGCACGGGTCGGTCACCGCCGTGGGCCCCGGGCTCGCGCGCCCCCAGGGCGTCGAGGAGATCGACGCCGACGGCCGCTGGGTGATCCCCGGGCTGTGGGACCAGCACCTGCACATGACCCAGTGGACGCTGGCCTCCCAGCGCCTGGACCTGTCCTCGGCGCGCTCGCCGGAGGAGGCGCTGGGCCTGGTGCGCGCGCGCATCGCCGAGCGGCCCGGGCAGCCGGTCATCGGGTGGGGCCACCGCGCCGGCACCTGGGACCGCGAGGTCACCGTGTCCGAGCTCGACGCGGTCTCCGGCGACGTGCCGGTCGTGCTGATGAGCGGCGACGGCCACCACGGCTGGCTCAACACCACGGCGCTCATGCACCTCGCGCTGCCGGTGCGCGACTCCGTGGTCCGCGAGACCGAGTGGTTCGCGACCTACCCGCGCCTGGGGACCCTGGGCGGGGACGGCGAGACCGCGCCCCCGGCGTTCCGGCGTGCCCTGGACGCCGCGGCGGCGCTGGGTATCGCCGGGATCGTGGACTTCGAGTTCAGCGGCACCCCTGAGGACTGGGCCACCCGCTGGGCGCAGGGCTGCGACCGGCTGCGGGTGCGCTGGGGGACCTACGCCTCGACGCTGGAGCGCGTCATCGCCGCCGGGCTGCGCACCGGCGACCCGCTCCCCGGCTGCGACGACCGGGCCACGATGGGTCCGCTGAAGATCATCAGCGACGGCTCGCTCAACACCCGCACCGCCTGGTGCTGCGAGCCGTACGGCGACGCGCACCGTCTGGAGTACCCCTCCGGTCAGCCCAACCAGTCCCCGGACGAGCTGCGCAGGCTGCTCGCGCGGGCGCACGGGGCGGGCCTCGAGGTCGCCACCCACGCGATCGGCGACGCCGCCGCGGCCGACGCCCTCAGCGCGTACGCCGAGACCGGCGCCCGCGGCTCGATCGAGCACGCGCAGATGATGCGCCGCGAGGACGTCACCCGGATGGCCGCGCTCGGCCTGCGCGCGAGCGTGCAGCCGGCCCACCTGCTCGACGACCGCGACCTCACCGAGCGGATCTGGGGGGATCGCTCGGAGCGCTGCTTCGCCTTCCGGTGGATGCTCGACGACGGCGTCGAGCTCGCGATGGGCTCCGACGCCCCGGTGTCGCCGCTCGACCCGTGGCTGGCGATCGCCGCGGCCGTGCACCGCAGCGCCGACGAGCGCGAGCCGTGGCACCCCGAGCAGGCGCTCACCCCGCAGGAGGCGCTCGCTGCGTCCGTCGACGGCCAGCCGAGCGTCGGCGTCGGCTCGCGAGGCGACCTCGCCCTGCTCGACCGCGACCCGCTGGCGACCGGCCCGGACCCCGACGACACCGCCGCGACCGCTGCGCGGCTGCGCGGCACCCGCGTCGGCCTCACCGTGGTCGGCGGCCTGGTGGTGCACCGGGATCTCTGA
- a CDS encoding M1 family metallopeptidase, with translation MTGRPLLAPVLAGVVAGALVLGGCTGSEDSPPQPTAAPPASPSERSLEPAQSEPARSEPARSDPVEDSVYPDVGDPGVDALHYDLTLDWDPDSRTLTGREVLTFRAARTASRVQLDLAPSLEVSEVRVDGEEVAHEHTGKDLVVALPVERDERHRLEIDYAGTPRPVRAPSTRIDVSTIGWHTTADGETWTMQEPYGAYSWYAVNDQPADKALYDITVTVPSPWVGVANGELTSRTEADGLTTTTWHLAEPASSYLVTLATGELEMTEAASASGVPLTYWTPVDEPRWLRRVQRTGEALDWLEERLGPYPFDTAGVVVVDSESGMETQTMITLGDTSYTTSMPVLVHELAHHWYGNQVSPADWRDVWMNEGMAMYLQGVWEADAGGVPVDTVMDRWAAYEPAMRAEGGPPGAYDPQAFGEGNIYYGPALMWHEVREQVGDEAFWDMVRAWPAARDNANATREDYLAWVEQRLGTDLDALTDAWLLGATSPPRD, from the coding sequence ATGACCGGGCGCCCGTTGCTGGCACCGGTGCTGGCCGGCGTGGTGGCCGGCGCGCTGGTCCTGGGCGGCTGCACCGGGTCCGAGGACTCCCCGCCGCAGCCCACCGCCGCACCCCCGGCCTCGCCATCGGAGCGCTCGCTCGAGCCGGCCCAGAGCGAGCCGGCCCGGAGCGAGCCGGCCCGGAGCGACCCGGTGGAGGACTCGGTCTATCCCGACGTCGGCGACCCGGGCGTCGATGCGCTGCACTACGACCTCACCCTCGACTGGGACCCCGACTCGCGCACCCTGACCGGGCGCGAGGTGCTGACCTTCCGCGCCGCCCGGACCGCCTCCCGCGTGCAGCTCGATCTCGCGCCCAGCCTGGAGGTGAGCGAGGTGCGCGTCGACGGCGAGGAGGTCGCCCACGAGCACACCGGCAAGGACCTGGTCGTCGCGCTGCCGGTCGAGCGCGACGAGCGGCACCGCCTCGAGATCGACTACGCCGGGACCCCGCGCCCGGTCCGCGCCCCCTCGACGCGGATCGACGTGTCGACGATCGGCTGGCACACCACCGCCGACGGCGAGACCTGGACGATGCAGGAGCCGTACGGCGCCTACAGCTGGTACGCCGTCAACGACCAGCCGGCCGACAAGGCCCTCTACGACATCACCGTCACCGTGCCCTCCCCGTGGGTGGGCGTGGCCAACGGCGAGCTGACCTCGCGCACCGAGGCCGACGGGCTGACCACGACCACGTGGCACCTCGCCGAGCCGGCCTCGTCGTACCTCGTCACGCTCGCGACCGGCGAGCTGGAGATGACCGAGGCGGCCTCCGCGAGCGGGGTGCCGCTGACCTACTGGACGCCCGTCGACGAGCCGCGGTGGCTGCGCCGGGTCCAGCGCACCGGCGAGGCGCTGGACTGGCTGGAGGAGCGGCTGGGCCCCTACCCCTTCGACACCGCGGGCGTGGTGGTCGTGGACTCCGAGAGCGGCATGGAGACCCAGACCATGATCACGCTCGGCGACACGTCGTACACCACCTCGATGCCGGTGCTCGTCCACGAGCTCGCCCACCACTGGTACGGCAACCAGGTCAGCCCCGCCGACTGGCGCGACGTGTGGATGAACGAGGGCATGGCCATGTACCTCCAGGGCGTCTGGGAGGCGGACGCGGGCGGGGTCCCGGTCGACACGGTGATGGACCGGTGGGCGGCCTACGAGCCGGCGATGCGCGCCGAGGGCGGTCCGCCGGGCGCCTACGACCCGCAGGCCTTCGGCGAGGGCAACATCTACTACGGCCCCGCGCTGATGTGGCACGAGGTGCGCGAGCAGGTCGGCGACGAGGCGTTCTGGGACATGGTCCGCGCCTGGCCGGCGGCCCGCGACAACGCCAACGCCACCCGCGAGGACTACCTCGCCTGGGTCGAGCAGCGGCTCGGCACCGACCTCGACGCGCTCACCGACGCCTGGCTGCTCGGCGCGACCTCGCCCCCGCGGGACTGA
- a CDS encoding serine/threonine-protein kinase codes for MPRRLGRYAVRRRIGSGAFATVWLAYDEQLDSPVAVKVLADNWTEDHQVRRRFLEEGRYLRRVDSPHVVRVYDAGELDDGRPYLVMTYADQGTLADRLGVDGLGPAQALEVVRQVGAGLTALHDAGILHRDVKPANVLFRSRPGPAVPVVCAMVADLGLGKALDVSSRLTMIAGTPSFVAPEQAQAEPLDARADQYSLGALSYLMLAGRTPYQHPTLQAAAHPGPPPPLSTDERAYPEAVEAVVRRALAPDREDRWPDVASYVEALGDALAPVVAGAPADTEPWLPLDPDLTQAGPRPDPPAVPETAAADPAPAQGGRPRRGRRARLAGAGALALVAGAAIGAAWAASGSGPAEVSLDDAAGTLSVTVPAHWNRAVADDGWVPPNDEAEQPALSAGTSAGWHHPDRPGQGVFVGLLPGAELPAQLPQHPECGEAEAPQDDRVDGDPSRTVVHQGCPAGVTVERVVQVTDDQLLWVQIRSADRATAVRVLDSVVAHGM; via the coding sequence ATGCCCCGACGTCTCGGCCGTTACGCCGTGCGCCGGCGGATCGGGTCCGGTGCCTTCGCGACCGTGTGGCTGGCCTACGACGAGCAGCTGGACTCCCCGGTGGCGGTCAAGGTGCTCGCCGACAACTGGACCGAGGACCATCAGGTGCGGCGCCGCTTCCTCGAGGAGGGGCGCTACCTGCGGCGCGTCGACTCCCCGCACGTGGTGCGCGTCTACGACGCCGGCGAGCTCGACGACGGGCGTCCCTACCTGGTGATGACCTACGCCGACCAGGGCACCCTCGCCGACCGGCTCGGGGTCGACGGGCTGGGCCCGGCCCAGGCGCTGGAGGTCGTGCGCCAGGTCGGCGCCGGCCTGACGGCCCTGCACGACGCGGGCATCCTGCACCGCGACGTCAAGCCGGCCAACGTGCTGTTCCGCAGCCGCCCGGGCCCGGCGGTGCCGGTGGTGTGCGCGATGGTCGCCGACCTCGGGCTCGGCAAGGCCCTCGACGTCTCCTCGCGGCTGACGATGATCGCGGGCACGCCCTCCTTCGTCGCCCCCGAGCAGGCCCAGGCCGAGCCCCTCGACGCGCGCGCCGACCAGTACTCCCTCGGCGCCCTCAGCTACCTGATGCTCGCCGGGCGCACGCCGTACCAGCACCCGACGCTGCAGGCCGCGGCCCATCCGGGGCCCCCGCCGCCGCTCAGCACCGACGAGCGCGCCTACCCCGAGGCCGTCGAGGCGGTCGTGCGCCGCGCCCTCGCCCCGGACCGGGAGGACCGCTGGCCCGACGTCGCGTCGTACGTCGAGGCGCTCGGCGATGCGCTGGCGCCGGTCGTGGCCGGTGCGCCGGCGGACACCGAGCCGTGGCTGCCCCTCGACCCGGACCTCACCCAGGCCGGGCCCCGCCCCGACCCGCCGGCCGTGCCGGAGACGGCGGCGGCGGACCCGGCACCGGCGCAGGGCGGTCGGCCGCGTCGGGGACGTCGGGCCCGTCTGGCAGGCGCCGGGGCCCTCGCCCTCGTCGCCGGTGCCGCGATCGGCGCGGCGTGGGCGGCCAGCGGCTCGGGGCCCGCCGAGGTGAGTCTCGACGACGCAGCCGGCACCCTGAGCGTGACGGTGCCCGCGCACTGGAACCGCGCCGTCGCCGACGACGGCTGGGTGCCGCCCAACGACGAGGCCGAGCAGCCCGCGCTCTCGGCCGGCACCAGCGCCGGCTGGCACCACCCGGACCGGCCCGGGCAGGGCGTCTTCGTGGGGCTCCTGCCGGGCGCCGAGCTGCCCGCCCAGCTGCCCCAGCACCCCGAGTGCGGCGAGGCCGAGGCGCCCCAGGACGACCGGGTGGACGGCGACCCCTCGCGCACGGTGGTCCACCAGGGCTGCCCGGCGGGGGTCACCGTGGAGCGGGTCGTGCAGGTCACCGACGACCAGCTGTTGTGGGTGCAGATCCGCAGCGCGGACCGGGCCACCGCGGTCCGGGTGCTGGACTCGGTCGTCGCGCACGGGATGTGA
- a CDS encoding SGNH/GDSL hydrolase family protein yields MISHRRPRPLTTALLTAALAAASLAGCSDSDSEADAGDLASQAPTPTSTPSLPVEREERTQVDSYVALGDSFTAAPLITTPQAGNGCLRSTRNYPTLVAEALDAHLEDRSCSGAETGDLTGPQRTFAGTVPAQLGALEADTDLVTMGIGGNDFTIFGTLVRCVELGAEDPDGAPCTTAYGEDGVAALERQVARIGDRLASAIAEVRDRAPDAEVVVVGYPRVIPPAASCPELLPLASGDRALLAGLNRRLADVERRVAGEAEVAYVDLYAASKGHDICSDEPWVNGRSTVPGIGLAYHPLADGQQAAAQLVLDALEQD; encoded by the coding sequence GTGATTTCGCACCGCCGCCCCCGCCCCCTGACCACCGCCCTCCTCACCGCCGCCCTCGCCGCCGCATCCCTGGCCGGCTGCAGCGACTCCGACTCCGAGGCCGATGCCGGGGACCTCGCCAGCCAGGCGCCGACGCCGACGAGCACCCCGTCCCTGCCGGTGGAGCGCGAGGAGCGCACGCAGGTCGACTCCTACGTCGCCCTCGGGGACTCCTTCACCGCGGCGCCGCTCATCACCACGCCTCAGGCCGGCAACGGCTGCCTGCGCTCCACGCGCAACTACCCCACCCTGGTCGCGGAGGCCCTCGACGCGCACCTCGAGGACCGCAGCTGCAGCGGCGCCGAGACCGGCGACCTCACCGGCCCGCAGCGCACCTTCGCCGGCACCGTCCCCGCGCAGCTGGGCGCCCTCGAGGCCGACACCGACCTGGTGACGATGGGCATCGGCGGCAACGACTTCACGATCTTCGGGACGCTGGTGCGCTGCGTCGAGCTCGGCGCCGAGGACCCGGACGGGGCGCCGTGCACGACGGCGTACGGCGAGGACGGGGTCGCCGCCCTCGAGCGGCAGGTCGCGCGCATCGGCGACCGGCTCGCCTCGGCCATCGCCGAGGTCCGCGACCGCGCACCGGACGCCGAGGTCGTGGTGGTCGGCTACCCCCGGGTGATCCCGCCCGCCGCCTCCTGCCCCGAGCTGCTGCCGCTCGCCTCGGGCGACCGTGCCCTGCTGGCCGGGCTCAACCGTCGCCTCGCCGACGTCGAGCGACGGGTCGCCGGCGAGGCGGAGGTCGCCTACGTCGACCTGTACGCCGCCAGCAAGGGCCACGACATCTGCTCGGACGAGCCGTGGGTCAACGGCCGCTCGACGGTGCCGGGGATCGGGCTGGCCTACCACCCGCTCGCCGACGGCCAGCAGGCCGCGGCCCAGCTGGTGCTGGACGCCCTCGAGCAGGACTGA
- a CDS encoding RNA polymerase sigma factor translates to MEHEHRHVDDAPTPDEIDALAHRAQDGDRDALDALLRAVRPRTLAVCRGVLPFSADAEDACQDALINVAGKIGSWHGRGRFTTWLHVVAVNSARTTYRRMKNQATPRDPQQGLGADRPDPRTTSVIAGTRLDLLEAMETLEREHPQYVEPLLLRDVYGLAYDEIAAQTGAPLGTVKAQIHHGRRLVRPLLRGE, encoded by the coding sequence ATGGAGCACGAGCACCGCCACGTCGACGATGCACCGACCCCCGACGAGATCGACGCGCTCGCCCACCGGGCCCAGGACGGCGACCGCGACGCGCTCGACGCCCTGCTGCGCGCGGTGCGGCCCCGCACCCTGGCCGTCTGCCGCGGGGTGCTGCCGTTCTCCGCCGACGCCGAGGACGCCTGCCAGGACGCGCTGATCAACGTCGCCGGCAAGATCGGCTCCTGGCACGGACGGGGCCGCTTCACCACCTGGTTGCACGTCGTGGCGGTCAACAGCGCGCGCACGACGTACCGGCGCATGAAGAACCAGGCCACGCCGCGCGACCCCCAGCAGGGCCTCGGTGCCGACCGCCCCGACCCCCGCACCACCAGCGTCATCGCCGGCACCCGGCTCGACCTGCTCGAGGCGATGGAGACCCTGGAGCGCGAGCACCCGCAGTACGTCGAGCCGCTGCTGCTGCGCGACGTCTACGGCCTCGCCTACGACGAGATCGCCGCCCAGACCGGCGCACCGCTGGGCACGGTGAAGGCCCAGATCCACCACGGCCGCCGCCTGGTGCGCCCGCTGCTGCGGGGCGAGTGA
- a CDS encoding fasciclin domain-containing protein: protein MKRTVSTTLKLALSGAVTAALASTAVMPAAQADTTADRKAGNKSLAKVLAADGTKFDKNWKDFDILEKGVLAVLDAKPDSPVALLTQGGKRATAFLPTDAAFRSLVKDIGGSAPKTERATFNALASVADVDTLESVLLYHVVAGKTLTSKKVLASDGAKVTTALGQTIKINVKGKGKKTKVYLVDLDKSDANPQVVTLDINKGNKQIGHGINRVLRPIDLP, encoded by the coding sequence ATGAAGCGCACCGTCTCCACCACGCTGAAGCTCGCCCTGAGCGGCGCGGTCACCGCTGCACTCGCCAGCACCGCCGTGATGCCCGCCGCCCAGGCGGACACCACGGCCGACCGCAAGGCCGGCAACAAGAGCCTGGCCAAGGTGCTCGCCGCCGACGGCACGAAGTTCGACAAGAACTGGAAGGACTTCGACATCCTCGAGAAGGGCGTGCTCGCCGTCCTCGACGCCAAGCCGGACAGCCCGGTCGCACTGCTCACCCAGGGCGGCAAGCGGGCCACCGCGTTCCTGCCGACCGACGCGGCGTTCCGGTCGCTCGTCAAGGACATCGGCGGCTCGGCACCCAAGACCGAGCGGGCGACGTTCAACGCCCTCGCCTCGGTGGCCGACGTGGACACCCTCGAGTCCGTGCTGCTCTACCACGTGGTCGCGGGCAAGACCCTGACCAGCAAGAAGGTCCTCGCCTCCGACGGCGCCAAGGTCACCACCGCCCTCGGCCAGACGATCAAAATCAACGTCAAGGGCAAGGGCAAGAAGACCAAGGTCTACCTCGTCGACCTCGACAAGAGCGACGCCAACCCGCAGGTGGTCACGCTCGACATCAACAAGGGCAACAAGCAGATCGGCCACGGCATCAACCGGGTCCTGCGCCCGATCGACCTGCCCTGA
- a CDS encoding IS30 family transposase — MSSEDRAVIAAGLRAGWALTRIATLIGRDKSVVSREVARNRGPDGSYWAPIAHRVAHERRRRPKAFKLIENPGLCRRIETWMDDGWSPGLIASMLRHAHPGHDPAARMARVSHETIYRALYVQTRGSLRKDLAAQLLTKRRARKPHADPDGRRKGLYREAFTISQRPAEVADRAVPGHWEGDLILGAGNRSAVGTLVERSTRFVLLLHLPGRHDAESVAQAMIREMGQLPVHLRRSLTWDRGSELANYRDVEAALEMPVFFCDPHSPWQRGSNENTNRLLRFWLEKGSDLSTHSADDLARIAATLNKRPRPTLDLRTPAQALAELLANPAAA; from the coding sequence TTGAGCAGCGAGGACCGTGCGGTGATCGCGGCAGGGTTGCGTGCAGGGTGGGCGTTGACCCGGATCGCGACACTGATCGGGCGCGACAAGTCGGTGGTCTCTCGCGAGGTCGCGCGCAACCGCGGCCCCGACGGCTCCTACTGGGCCCCGATCGCGCATCGTGTCGCGCACGAACGGCGACGCCGACCCAAGGCGTTCAAGCTGATCGAGAACCCCGGGCTGTGTCGTCGGATCGAGACCTGGATGGACGACGGGTGGTCGCCAGGACTGATCGCGTCGATGCTGCGCCACGCCCACCCCGGTCACGATCCAGCAGCGAGGATGGCCCGTGTGTCGCACGAGACGATCTACCGGGCGTTGTATGTCCAGACCCGCGGGAGCCTGCGCAAGGACCTGGCCGCGCAGCTGCTGACCAAACGCCGCGCACGCAAGCCGCACGCCGACCCCGACGGGCGCAGGAAAGGGCTGTACCGCGAGGCCTTCACCATCAGCCAACGCCCCGCCGAGGTCGCTGACCGGGCCGTGCCCGGGCACTGGGAGGGTGACCTGATCCTCGGTGCCGGCAACCGCTCCGCGGTCGGGACCCTGGTCGAACGCTCGACGCGGTTCGTGCTCTTGCTGCACCTGCCCGGTCGCCACGACGCAGAGTCAGTGGCCCAGGCGATGATCCGCGAGATGGGTCAGCTGCCGGTGCATCTGCGTCGTTCGCTGACCTGGGACCGCGGCAGCGAGCTGGCTAACTACCGCGATGTCGAGGCCGCCTTGGAGATGCCGGTCTTCTTCTGTGACCCCCACTCGCCCTGGCAGCGCGGGTCGAACGAGAACACCAACCGACTCCTCCGGTTCTGGCTAGAGAAGGGCAGCGACCTCTCAACCCACAGTGCCGACGACCTCGCCCGCATCGCCGCGACCCTGAACAAGCGACCCCGCCCTACCCTGGACCTACGGACCCCAGCCCAAGCGCTGGCCGAGCTGCTCGCCAACCCGGCAGCAGCATGA